In a single window of the Mesorhizobium shangrilense genome:
- the tig gene encoding trigger factor — MQVTETLNSGLKREIKVTVPAKDMEERLMQRLTNAKDKVRINGFRPGKVPLPHLRKMYGKSFMAEVVNEILSNSTRDILSERGEKAAMQPEVVMTEDEKEAEKILAGGADFEFSLNYEVLPPIEIKDVSDIKVTRQVYDVPTEEVEEQVKRVTDSMRPYEEKKGKAEEGDRVTIDYVGKIDGEAFAGGAGNDQPLVLGSKEFIPGFEDQLIGVKAGDERQITVTFSENYNAANLAGKEATFDVTVKEVAKPGEMEVTDETAKALGIESLERLREIVRGQIESQFGQMTRQKVKRELLDALDASYSFEAPSKLVEAEFSNIWNQVNRDLQAAGQTFADEDTTEEEARAEYMRLAERRVRLGLVLAEIGEKAGVQVSEEEMQRGLFEFVRRFPGDQQQQVFEFYRNNPQQLATIRAPIFEEKVVDHLLGQISVADKKVTKEELMADDTEETAKKPAKKAAKKTAKAEDAEKGEAAASADDKAEEPKKKAAPKKKAAAKDAE; from the coding sequence ATGCAGGTCACCGAAACGCTGAATTCCGGCCTCAAGCGCGAGATCAAGGTCACCGTGCCCGCCAAGGACATGGAGGAGCGCCTGATGCAGCGCCTGACCAATGCCAAGGACAAGGTGCGCATCAATGGCTTCCGGCCGGGCAAGGTGCCGCTTCCGCACCTGCGCAAGATGTACGGCAAGTCCTTCATGGCCGAGGTCGTCAACGAGATCCTGTCGAACTCGACGCGCGACATCCTCTCCGAGCGCGGCGAAAAGGCCGCCATGCAGCCGGAAGTCGTGATGACCGAGGACGAGAAGGAAGCCGAGAAGATCCTGGCCGGCGGCGCCGATTTCGAGTTCAGCCTGAACTATGAGGTGCTGCCGCCCATCGAGATCAAGGACGTCTCCGACATCAAGGTGACCCGCCAAGTCTACGACGTCCCCACCGAGGAGGTCGAGGAGCAGGTGAAGCGCGTCACCGACTCCATGCGTCCGTACGAAGAGAAGAAGGGCAAGGCCGAGGAAGGCGACCGCGTCACCATCGACTATGTTGGCAAGATCGACGGCGAGGCCTTTGCTGGCGGCGCCGGCAACGACCAGCCGCTGGTGCTGGGCTCCAAGGAGTTCATCCCGGGCTTCGAGGACCAGCTCATCGGCGTCAAGGCTGGTGACGAGCGCCAGATCACCGTCACCTTCTCGGAGAACTACAACGCCGCCAACCTGGCCGGCAAGGAAGCCACCTTCGACGTGACCGTCAAGGAAGTCGCCAAGCCGGGTGAGATGGAAGTGACCGACGAGACCGCAAAGGCGCTCGGCATCGAGTCGCTCGAGCGCCTGCGTGAGATCGTGCGCGGCCAGATCGAGAGCCAGTTCGGCCAGATGACGCGCCAGAAGGTGAAGCGCGAGCTGCTCGACGCTCTGGATGCGAGCTATTCCTTCGAGGCGCCGTCGAAGCTCGTCGAAGCTGAGTTCTCCAACATCTGGAACCAGGTGAACCGCGACCTTCAGGCCGCCGGCCAGACCTTCGCGGACGAGGACACCACCGAAGAGGAGGCCCGCGCCGAGTACATGCGCCTTGCAGAGCGTCGCGTGCGGCTCGGCCTGGTGCTTGCCGAGATCGGCGAGAAGGCCGGCGTGCAGGTTTCCGAGGAAGAGATGCAGCGCGGGCTCTTCGAGTTCGTACGCCGCTTCCCGGGCGACCAGCAGCAGCAGGTCTTCGAGTTCTATCGCAACAATCCGCAGCAGCTCGCCACGATCCGCGCGCCGATCTTCGAGGAGAAGGTGGTCGATCACCTGCTCGGCCAGATCTCCGTGGCCGACAAGAAGGTCACCAAGGAAGAGCTGATGGCCGACGATACGGAAGAGACTGCCAAGAAGCCGGCGAAGAAGGCCGCCAAGAAGACGGCAAAGGCCGAGGACGCCGAGAAGGGCGAGGCTGCCGCATCCGCTGATGACAAGGCCGAGGAGCCCAAGAAGAAGGCGGCTCCGAAGAAAAAGGCTGCTGCCAAGGACGCCGAGTAA
- a CDS encoding NAD kinase, translating into MVNRIAFVSSEADDAREACARLTEQYGQTEIAEADIVVALGGDGFLLQTLRETMGTGKRVFGMNRGTIGFLMNEFREDGLLERLKATVHETIRPLEMETTSEDGTVSTALAINEVSLFRQSYQAAKVRVTVDDQVRMEELICDGVMVATPAGSTAYNLSAHGPILPLDAPLLALTPVSPFRPRRWRGALLSNKAVVRFDILEGRKRPVNAVADHTEIKSVTSVSVRESRDGTATLLFDPSHSWNERILTEQFRY; encoded by the coding sequence ATGGTCAATAGGATCGCCTTCGTTTCGTCAGAGGCTGACGATGCGCGCGAGGCCTGCGCCCGTCTGACCGAGCAATACGGCCAGACGGAGATCGCGGAAGCAGACATCGTCGTCGCACTCGGTGGCGACGGCTTCTTATTGCAGACGCTGCGAGAGACCATGGGAACCGGCAAACGCGTCTTCGGCATGAACCGCGGCACGATCGGCTTCCTGATGAACGAGTTCCGCGAAGACGGATTGCTGGAGCGCCTCAAGGCGACGGTTCACGAAACTATCCGGCCACTGGAAATGGAGACGACGTCAGAAGACGGAACTGTCTCCACGGCTCTCGCCATCAACGAGGTCTCGCTCTTCCGCCAATCCTACCAGGCGGCAAAGGTGCGCGTCACCGTCGACGATCAAGTCCGCATGGAGGAATTGATCTGCGACGGAGTGATGGTGGCGACCCCGGCGGGCTCCACCGCCTACAACCTTTCCGCTCACGGCCCGATCCTGCCCCTGGACGCACCACTGCTGGCGCTGACGCCAGTGAGCCCTTTTCGGCCGCGACGCTGGCGCGGCGCGCTGCTGTCGAACAAGGCCGTGGTGCGCTTCGACATACTGGAAGGCAGGAAGCGGCCGGTGAACGCCGTCGCCGACCACACCGAGATCAAGTCGGTGACCAGCGTGAGCGTCCGCGAATCGCGCGACGGGACCGCGACACTGCTCTTTGACCCCTCGCACTCCTGGAACGAGCGCATCCTGACCGAGCAATTTCGCTACTGA